From the genome of Desulfitobacterium chlororespirans DSM 11544, one region includes:
- the gatB gene encoding Asp-tRNA(Asn)/Glu-tRNA(Gln) amidotransferase subunit GatB: MSVFEHYEMVCGVEVHVELATKTKIFCNCSTEFGGEQNTHVCPVCLGLPGVLPVLNREVVNLAIKAGLALNCDIADFSKFDRKNYFYPDAPKNFQTSQYDLPICKNGWLEFAVDGEKKRVGITRAHMEDDAGKLVHSGATISTSEESFVDYNRTGVPLLEIVSEPDMRSIAEVVSFLEEMVRTIQYTEVSDCRMEQGSIRFDINVSLRPHGQQEFGTRTETKNLNSFSSVRRCLEYEIGRQAQLLEHGEKVIQETRTWDEGKGVTLSLRSKEEAHDYRYFPEPDLVPLVIAREWVEEIRQTLPEMPAARRERYQSLGLTEYDAGVLTASKALSDFFDEALKHYADAKTLANWVMGEFTRLLNAGQIAVEESPVRPSQLAQLLTLIEKGAISGKIGKTVIEEMFASGKDPEVIIKEKGLAQISDTAALLKLVDEVIAAHPQSVEDYKAGKDRAIGFLVGQIMKATKGQANPGVVNDLLKEQLAKF; this comes from the coding sequence ATGAGCGTTTTTGAACATTATGAAATGGTCTGCGGTGTGGAAGTCCATGTGGAATTGGCCACCAAGACCAAGATTTTCTGCAATTGCTCCACTGAGTTTGGGGGAGAGCAGAATACCCATGTCTGCCCGGTTTGCCTGGGACTGCCCGGAGTATTGCCGGTTCTCAACCGTGAAGTGGTCAATCTGGCCATCAAAGCGGGCCTGGCATTAAATTGCGACATTGCCGACTTCTCTAAATTTGATCGCAAGAATTATTTTTATCCGGATGCCCCTAAGAACTTTCAGACATCCCAGTATGATCTGCCCATCTGCAAAAACGGCTGGTTGGAATTTGCGGTGGACGGGGAAAAGAAGCGGGTCGGCATAACCCGGGCTCATATGGAAGATGATGCAGGAAAATTGGTGCATAGCGGCGCCACCATCTCCACCTCGGAAGAGTCTTTTGTGGATTACAACCGGACCGGAGTGCCTCTCCTGGAGATTGTATCAGAGCCGGATATGAGGTCTATTGCTGAAGTGGTAAGCTTTTTAGAAGAAATGGTGCGGACCATTCAGTACACGGAAGTCTCCGATTGCCGGATGGAACAAGGATCGATTCGCTTTGATATCAATGTGTCCCTGCGCCCCCACGGACAGCAGGAGTTTGGCACCCGGACCGAAACGAAGAATCTCAATTCCTTCAGCTCGGTACGGCGCTGCCTGGAATATGAAATTGGGCGGCAGGCTCAGCTTTTAGAGCATGGGGAAAAAGTTATTCAGGAAACCCGGACCTGGGATGAGGGCAAGGGGGTTACCCTTTCCTTGCGTTCTAAGGAGGAGGCTCATGATTACCGCTATTTTCCGGAGCCGGATCTGGTGCCCTTGGTCATCGCCAGGGAGTGGGTGGAAGAAATCCGCCAAACCCTTCCGGAAATGCCGGCCGCGCGCCGGGAACGCTATCAGTCCCTGGGGCTGACGGAGTATGACGCGGGAGTGCTCACCGCATCCAAGGCACTGTCGGATTTTTTTGACGAGGCGTTGAAACATTATGCAGATGCCAAGACCTTGGCCAATTGGGTCATGGGGGAATTCACCCGTCTCCTCAATGCCGGACAAATCGCTGTGGAAGAATCCCCGGTGCGGCCCTCTCAGCTGGCTCAGCTCCTGACTTTGATCGAAAAAGGAGCCATCAGCGGTAAGATCGGCAAAACGGTTATAGAGGAAATGTTTGCATCCGGGAAGGACCCGGAAGTTATCATCAAAGAGAAGGGCTTAGCCCAAATCAGCGATACAGCTGCCTTGCTGAAGCTGGTGGATGAAGTGATTGCCGCTCATCCCCAATCGGTGGAAGACTATAAGGCCGGCAAAGACCGGGCCATCGGCTTCCTGGTCGGTCAGATCATGAAGGCCACCAAAGGCCAGGCTAACCCCGGCGTGGTCAACGACTTACTAAAGGAGCAGCTGGCGAAGTTTTAA
- the gatA gene encoding Asp-tRNA(Asn)/Glu-tRNA(Gln) amidotransferase subunit GatA, which produces MEMTALTIGELHELLESKKLSATELTQGFLDRIEAVDPDIRAFITVTKQEALAQAKAVDEKLGRGEKLGILEGIPMALKDNLCTEGIRTTCSSKILENFIPPYQATVAEKLHDSGAVLLGKLNMDEFAMGSSTENSGFFNTRNPWDPERVPGGSSGGSVAAVAADQAVYALGSDTGGSIRQPAAFCGVVGLKPTYGAVSRYGLIAYASSLDQIGPVTKTVRDNALILNAIAGHDGKDSTSAVFEKPDYTQFLSEDIRGLRIGVPKEYFGQGLAPQVEGVIQEALRTYESLGAIVEECSLPHTEYAMPAYYLIATAEASSNLARYDGVRYGQRAEGAEDVIGMFCQTRAEGFGPEVKRRIMLGTYALSAGYYDAYYLKAQKVRTLIVRDFEEALAKFDVLLSPTTPTTAFRIGEKSGDPLTMYLSDVCTVPINLAGIPAISIPAGFADGLPVGMQLMGKHFAEGTLYKAAYAFEKNTAFHTMKPGLGKGGAR; this is translated from the coding sequence ATGGAGATGACTGCGCTGACCATTGGTGAGCTGCATGAGTTATTGGAGAGCAAGAAGCTCAGTGCTACAGAGCTCACCCAAGGGTTTTTGGATAGAATTGAAGCCGTAGATCCCGATATCAGAGCCTTTATTACAGTTACCAAGCAAGAAGCCCTTGCCCAGGCCAAGGCTGTGGATGAAAAATTAGGGCGGGGAGAGAAGCTGGGGATTTTAGAGGGGATTCCCATGGCCCTGAAAGATAATCTTTGCACAGAAGGAATTCGCACAACCTGTTCCTCTAAAATTCTCGAGAATTTCATTCCCCCTTATCAAGCTACAGTGGCGGAGAAGTTGCATGACTCAGGCGCCGTTCTGTTAGGCAAGCTCAATATGGATGAATTCGCCATGGGCTCTTCTACGGAGAACTCAGGATTTTTCAACACTCGCAATCCCTGGGATCCGGAACGGGTACCGGGAGGATCTTCCGGAGGTTCTGTAGCTGCGGTGGCCGCCGACCAAGCGGTGTATGCCTTAGGTTCCGATACAGGGGGCTCGATTCGCCAGCCGGCAGCTTTCTGCGGTGTGGTGGGTCTAAAGCCTACCTATGGTGCCGTGTCCCGTTATGGGCTGATCGCCTATGCCTCTTCCCTGGATCAAATCGGGCCGGTGACGAAAACTGTAAGAGATAATGCGCTGATCCTTAACGCTATCGCCGGACATGATGGGAAGGATTCCACTTCGGCCGTCTTTGAGAAACCGGATTATACTCAATTCTTAAGCGAGGATATCCGGGGCTTACGCATCGGCGTACCCAAGGAGTACTTTGGACAAGGGCTGGCTCCCCAGGTGGAAGGGGTTATTCAAGAAGCCCTGCGTACTTATGAAAGTCTGGGAGCGATCGTTGAAGAATGCTCCCTGCCCCACACGGAATATGCTATGCCAGCTTATTATTTGATTGCCACGGCAGAAGCCAGCTCCAACCTGGCCCGTTATGATGGGGTTCGCTATGGCCAGCGGGCCGAAGGGGCTGAAGATGTGATCGGGATGTTCTGCCAAACCCGGGCGGAAGGTTTCGGCCCAGAGGTTAAACGCCGGATCATGCTGGGCACCTATGCCTTAAGTGCCGGCTATTATGATGCCTATTATTTGAAAGCCCAAAAGGTGAGGACCTTAATCGTTCGGGACTTTGAAGAGGCTTTGGCAAAATTTGATGTGCTCCTTTCCCCGACAACCCCCACCACCGCTTTCCGCATCGGGGAGAAATCCGGAGATCCCCTGACCATGTATCTGTCTGATGTCTGCACGGTTCCCATTAACCTGGCCGGTATCCCTGCCATATCCATTCCGGCCGGCTTTGCGGACGGACTGCCCGTGGGCATGCAGCTGATGGGGAAACATTTTGCTGAAGGAACCCTCTATAAAGCGGCCTACGCCTTTGAGAAAAATACCGCCTTCCATACTATGAAACCGGGTCTAGGCAAAGGAGGTGCGCGGTAA
- the gatC gene encoding Asp-tRNA(Asn)/Glu-tRNA(Gln) amidotransferase subunit GatC, giving the protein MKISREEVEHVAFLARLALTEEELVTNTEQLNSILDYAAMLEKLNTDDIKPTAHAVPLHNVLREDQVKPSMAREKVLANAPDAQDGFFKVPRIV; this is encoded by the coding sequence GTGAAAATCTCTCGCGAAGAAGTAGAACATGTGGCCTTTCTGGCCCGCTTGGCATTGACGGAAGAAGAATTGGTGACCAATACAGAACAGTTAAACTCCATTCTGGACTATGCCGCCATGCTGGAAAAGCTGAATACGGACGATATAAAACCCACAGCCCATGCAGTGCCCTTACATAATGTGCTGCGGGAAGATCAGGTTAAGCCCTCCATGGCCCGGGAAAAGGTGCTGGCTAATGCACCTGATGCCCAGGATGGTTTCTTTAAAGTACCGCGGATTGTTTAA